The Cyanobacteria bacterium FACHB-DQ100 genome includes the window GAACAAAGGGCGAGAGAACGGGCGATACTGTGCTTTTTCAACCGTTTCGCGGGACGGTAAAATTGCCCCTCTACCTTTTCCATCATCTATTGCCAAGGCTCTTAGTTCATTTTGCTTCGCTTCATAGTAGGAAAGCCCAAAGTAGCCGAGTGCATCTGGATCTTTGCTCACACCCGCAACTAACTCGTTGTCATCTTCACCCGCGGTATAGTCTGTTCGGCCGTGATGTCTTTTGCCCAAGTGTTCTGAGAATTAACTGCGATCGTGAGCGCATCAAACGCGATCGGTAGTTCATAAAATCGGACTCCTGCTTTTCCACAAGCCTGCATTTCTGCTTTCAGAATCGGGCGAGAGGCATTATTAATATCGGTTTGACCCGCGCAGAATCTTTTAAAGCCGCCCCCTGTGCCAGAAAACTGAATCTCAATCTGACCTGCTTTGTCACCCTTTGCTTGACGGTACTCTTTCACTATCAATCGGGAGATCGGAAACACGGTACTCGATCCATCAATCTTAATGCCCGGATAGGAAGGAATCGCTGGATTGGTAATATCTTGAGGTGCAGTTGTCGCTTGGAATGGGTTAGAGTTATCGGTTGGATTCGAGGTGCAACCTGAAATCCCAAGGGTCAATACGACGCAAGTGCCTAGCAGGCGTTTAAAGGGAATGGATGTTTGAAGGGTCATAGTGCATCCACCATTGGCTGAATGAGGAATGCACTCATCATTTCAAAAAATCTTGATGGTTTCAAGTATTCTGCAAAACATTCAACATTAAAAAATGTGAAGGAATTGATGGACTATTCCTCATCCCGACATTTCCGCACGGGAAGAATCGGGCTAAAGCGGCGGAATTCCGCGAGATACTGCTCCAGCACGATAAATTGTGTCAGATTCAGGCTGTAGTAAATCCAGCGTCCCTCTTGCCGTGCCTGAACCAGTTGTGCCTCTTTCAGAGTCTTGAGATGAAAGGAGAGTTTCGATTGGCTCACGTCTAACGCCTCGCACAGATCGCAAACACACAGTTCACGATCGCGCAAGAGATCCAACACTTGAACGCGCAAGGGATCAGACAGCGCGTGAAAGCCCGCAACAATAATATTTGATGAAACATCAGCAGTTTTTGGCATCAACTTTTCTTAAAAGGATGAGGTAAGTACCTTCAGTTTAATGTGCCATTTCATCAAACGGGAAGTACCGGAGTGACAATTAAGCGATCGCCTCGTACTAAAATCGACCGGTACTCTAGACACAGCAAGCAGTTGGCTCGCTTGCTGTGTCCTTAAAGGTTGCTGCATCACTTCACACAGAGTATCCAAGCTCAGCTTGGGTGCGACCTTTTCTACTAATCCTGTATGAGTCGTCGATATCGAGCTTCGATTAGAGAGTAAATGCTATAAGCAATCAAACCCAAGGCCACAATTCCTAAAATCCAAGTCCCATAAGGCTGCTGGGCTAGGACGGCTAATGCTTCCCCTAGTCCTCTAATCTCAGTTGCATCAGACTGCCAAGCCGCAATGATCACAAACAGTCCAATCACACAAAAAACTACGCCCCGTGCGGCAGTGCCAAATTGTCCGACTCGCTTTGCCCATTTGCGCTCCGATAACCGCATCTGATCTAGCTTAAAATGACGCTGAAATTTTGCCGTATACGCCTGATAAAAGTGCGATAAGCCGACTCCCACTACGATCGTACCTGCCAAACCAACTAGCCATTGTCCTAAAGGTTGAGCTAGCACAAGTTCTGTCCAGTCTTGGGATGCTTTTCCGTCTGCTCCGCCTGTTCCTAGAATCAGATTAAGAGCAGTCAGCGCCAGCCCTGAATAGGCGATCGCGCTCAATAAATAACCAATCCGGTTGACAATCCGTTTTGCAGAGTTGGGTCTGCCTTCATGCTCTGGATCGAAAATTGCTTGGGCAAACCGCCACAGCACATAACCGACAATGCCGATCGCAACGAGACTTAGAAGCAGCTTGCCAAACGGCTGCACCACGATCTCTTGTAATGCCCCACTCGTGTCGGTGGTTCGTCCTCCCGCGCCAATCGCAGCTTGTGCTGCTAACAATCCCACAACAAAATAAACAATTCCTTTAGCAGTGTAGCCAAGCCGAGCAAGCTTTTCAAATCCAGGATGATGCAGGGTTTGCTGTGCAGATTGCTTCAGTGGAGGAGGAAGATCAGGGCGAGTCATAGAGCGTAAAGTAAGACTGCCCCTACAGTGAGACGCTTGATTAGTCAGTGCATCTATCGGAATAGGTAACTTCGGCGAACGCGAGGCTGCAGCTGGGCACAATTTCTGGGCACAATTTTTTGAGCAATTCTTGTTTCCAAGCAAGGTTGGAAACATCATTGACAGCGTTTCTCTAGTGGCAACCCTCAATCATGCTGAAGTTGCTCGATACGAGGATTAGGCGATCGCGGCTCAAACAAGTGATTCTATAGAGGGTCGTTGGTCACAATTCTCTGAATTACTGTGTGAAAAGTTCAGACATTCTAAAGTTCAGACATTTTAAGGAGGTTCAAATGCAAACTCCCGCCGTTGTTGAAAGCGATTCTTTGTCCCACAAGC containing:
- a CDS encoding winged helix-turn-helix transcriptional regulator, with the protein product MPKTADVSSNIIVAGFHALSDPLRVQVLDLLRDRELCVCDLCEALDVSQSKLSFHLKTLKEAQLVQARQEGRWIYYSLNLTQFIVLEQYLAEFRRFSPILPVRKCRDEE
- a CDS encoding DUF1206 domain-containing protein, translated to MTRPDLPPPLKQSAQQTLHHPGFEKLARLGYTAKGIVYFVVGLLAAQAAIGAGGRTTDTSGALQEIVVQPFGKLLLSLVAIGIVGYVLWRFAQAIFDPEHEGRPNSAKRIVNRIGYLLSAIAYSGLALTALNLILGTGGADGKASQDWTELVLAQPLGQWLVGLAGTIVVGVGLSHFYQAYTAKFQRHFKLDQMRLSERKWAKRVGQFGTAARGVVFCVIGLFVIIAAWQSDATEIRGLGEALAVLAQQPYGTWILGIVALGLIAYSIYSLIEARYRRLIQD